GGCCTCCAAAATCCTTTCTGAGGCAGGCCTTTCCGTCGCCTTGTTGGAAGCTGGGGGGGACTTTGACCCCGCCAAAGAAGAAGACAGGACACAATTGAGGCCACCTTGGGAATCTCCAAGAAGAGGAGCTGGAACCCGCATCAGGCCCTTTGGAGATTTTGATCAGGCCATTGGCGGTTGGGACATTGAGGGAGAACCCTATACAAGGGCTGAAGGAACCTCTTTTGATTGGTTCAGGTCAAGGATGCTGGGAGGAAGGACCAACCACTGGGGAAGGATCTCCTTAAGATTTGGCCCCAATGATTTCAAAAGAAAATCCATTGATGGATTAGGCGACGACTGGCCGATTGGTTATGACGATATTAAGCCATACTATGACAAGGTGGACAAGCTTATCGGGGTATTTGGCTCCAAAGAAGGCATTTACAATGAGCCGGACGGCTTCTTTCTCCCTCCTCCCAAGCCTAGGCTGCACGAGCTCTATTTTATGAAAGGTGCAAAAAAAGCTAATATTCCTGTCATACCTTCCAGACTTTCCATTCTCACCAGGCCTGTCAATAATGAGCGAGGCGTATGCTTTTTCTGTAGCCAATGTAACAGGGCTTGTCAGGCATATGCGGATTTTTCATCAGGAACAGTACTGATCAAACCAGCGATGGCCAAAGGTAAAGTCGATCTCTACACCCATGCCATGGTCAGAACAGTCACTACCGATGAGACGGGAAAAGCCACAGGGGTTTCCTATATCAGCAAGGTAGACATGAAGGAATACAAGGTCAGAGGAAGAGTGGTCGTGCTGGGTGCCTCAGCCTGTGAATCTGCCCGAATCATGTTGAATTCCAAATCCAAATCCCATCCAAACGGAGTAGGAAACAGCAGTGGAATGGTGGGTCGGTACTTACACGATTCCACCGGAGCCGACAGGATGGGAATTTTACCGGAAATGATCGACCGACCAAGGTACAATGAAGACGGTGTAGGCGGCATGCATGTGTATACACCTTGGTGGTTGGAGAACAAGAAACTGGACTTTGCAAGAGGCTATCATATAGAATATTGGGGAGGAATGGGCATACCTTCTTACGGCTTTGGCTCCTCAATGGATACCATGAGAAAATACATCAAAGATGAGTTTGGCAACCCTTCTCCCAATGGAGGATATGGGGAAGGATTGAAAAAAGATATCCGGAAATTATATGGTTCTACCTTGGGGATGTCAGGTAGAGGGGAAAGCATTCCCCAATACAGCAACTACTGTGAGATAGACAATAATGTAGTGGACAAATATGGCATTCCTGTCCTGAAGTTTCATTACAAATGGACGGATCAGGAAATCAAACAGGCGAAACACATGCAGGACACTTTTGAAGAAATCCTCACTGAAGCCGGCGCAATTTTACTTGGCAAAAAACCAGGGCCAGAAACCATGTATGGACTGGCAGCACCCGGCAGAATCATCCATGAAGTAGGAACCACCCGAATGGGGAATAACCCGGCCACTTCTGTACTGAACAGCAACTGTCAGGCCCATGACTGCAAAAACCTTTTTGTGGTGGACGCGGGACCTTTTGTTTCCCAAGCAGATAAAAATCCAACTTGGACCATTTTGGCCTTGGCATGGAGAACCTCGGAATACATTGTTGATGAATTGAAAAAGAAAAACATTTAATACCGGAGCCATGAACAGAAGAGAAAATCTTAAACTCCTATTCACCGGATCACTGGCATCCGGATTATTATTGACACATTGTAACCCAAAGGACAAAGAGCCCGACTTTTCTCCAAAAATTGCAGGAGGAACGCCTGGGGGAAGGACACTGGAAGAAATAGCAAGAGACCAAAAGCTACTATCGGAGACTTTCTTTACGGATGAGGAAAGGGAAAAACTGGATGTTTTGGTAGACATCATCATCCCTGCAGACAATGAATCGGGAAGCGCCACCGAGGCTGGCGTACCGGATTTCATTGAATTTATGATGAAGGAAAACCCAAGTTTTCAAACACCTGTCCGAGGCGGTCTGATGTGGCTGGACAATTATAGCATAGACAACTATGGAAAAAACTTTCTGGACTTATCGGAAAAAGAAAGACTGGAAGTCATTGACCTGATTGCTTGGCCTGATAAAGCTGCTCCTGAGCTGATAGGGCAGGTGCGTTTTTTCAATACCTTAAGGAACCTAACGGCCACAGGCTACTTCACTACAGAAATGGGCTTCAAATACTTAGGTTATAAAGGCAACACACCCAATGTATGGGACGGTGTACCCGATGAAGTACTGAAAAAACATGGCTTTGAATATCCTGAAAAATACATGGCACTTTACCTCAAACCAGAGGAAAGGGGCAAAGTAGCAGAATGGGACAATGAAGGAAATTTGATCGCATAGAACATAACCTATCAAAAAGACTTGGACTTCTGGGAGCCAAGTCTTTTTGGTTTATAAAGCATTTTTTGGCATGGGAAGCAGTCAATCCTGACCGCAAAGTAAATAATTTTATAATCCCCTGATTTCTTGCAACCTTTACAGTTTTAAAGGCATCATTAAGTAGATTGATTTAGGCTGAATATGAAACATAAAACCTTTTCCTTTTTCATTTTATTAGTAGTATCGCTACATTTTTCCTGCACAAGTACGGTGACCATGAACAGAATGGCACCTGCAGAAATTACCGTGCCTTCCCATGTATAGCGGATCTTATTGGTAGACAGAACAGCACCTCAAAATGAAACGGTATCCGTTATCCAATGTATCCTAACGGGTGAAGCCCCATTTGAAGTTAAGAATGCTGCAGAAGCCACCCTGACTACCATACAGCAGGAGCTTAACCAATCCCCAAGATTTGAAGTGATACGTGCAAGAGAAAGATTGGTGGGAGGGTTATTTGCCCAAACTTTCCCCACACCATTGACCTGGCCACAGGTGGAAGGTCTCTGCGATCAATATCAAGTAGACGCGGTCTTGATCCTGGAAAAGTTTTCTTCCGATTTCATCGTGACTGACAAAAGGCAGATGATCAAAAAAACAGTTGGTACAGGAAGAGAAGCCAGACAGGTAGAAGTGATGGGAGTCTATATGGAAGGTGTTGCTTCGGTAAGTGCGGGTTTCAGATTTTATGATCCACAAACCAGAAATATTTTTGATCAGGTCAATTATGACAAAACCAATCTTTGGTCCGCAGAAGCGGAGACGAGACTTCAGGCGGCAGCAATGCTAATAGATAAAGCAAGGGCAACACAGTTTGTCGGAAGGATGGCAGGAGCGAGCTATGCAAGAAGAATAGCCCCTATGCCTATTACTATAACCCGCTCCATGTATTTCAAACCAAAATCCAACTTTTCCCTTGCCAAGGGTTCCAGGTTAGCACAGGTCGGGAGATGGGAAGATGCACTTGAAACCTGGCAGCAGGGCTTAAATCTACCGCACAGTACCAAAGAAGGAGGTCGAATGGCTTACAATGTGGCCCTTGCGTATGAAGTCTTAGGAGAACTGGAAGAAGCCAGGTATTGGGCGGGCAAGTCATTTACAGAGTATGGGTTCAGAGAGGGCAGAAATTATGCTGGAAATCTCCAAAGGAGGATCAACCAGGATGCCATCGTAAGAAATCAGCTTGACCGAAATTAGAAATCGAAGTTTTTTTGATAAGTATAAATTGAGAATCCGATCCAATTATTTTTTTTATTTTGGGTCGGATTTTTTGGTTTTCATGGAAGAACAGATTAGTTTTAGTAAAAACTAATTTTGTAATGAAAACAACCTTTAGAATCCTCCCCATTTTTTTTATCTTATTGAACATGGGCCCA
This Cecembia calidifontis DNA region includes the following protein-coding sequences:
- a CDS encoding GMC family oxidoreductase, which codes for MSFEIISSGEAYDVIIVGSGAGGGMASKILSEAGLSVALLEAGGDFDPAKEEDRTQLRPPWESPRRGAGTRIRPFGDFDQAIGGWDIEGEPYTRAEGTSFDWFRSRMLGGRTNHWGRISLRFGPNDFKRKSIDGLGDDWPIGYDDIKPYYDKVDKLIGVFGSKEGIYNEPDGFFLPPPKPRLHELYFMKGAKKANIPVIPSRLSILTRPVNNERGVCFFCSQCNRACQAYADFSSGTVLIKPAMAKGKVDLYTHAMVRTVTTDETGKATGVSYISKVDMKEYKVRGRVVVLGASACESARIMLNSKSKSHPNGVGNSSGMVGRYLHDSTGADRMGILPEMIDRPRYNEDGVGGMHVYTPWWLENKKLDFARGYHIEYWGGMGIPSYGFGSSMDTMRKYIKDEFGNPSPNGGYGEGLKKDIRKLYGSTLGMSGRGESIPQYSNYCEIDNNVVDKYGIPVLKFHYKWTDQEIKQAKHMQDTFEEILTEAGAILLGKKPGPETMYGLAAPGRIIHEVGTTRMGNNPATSVLNSNCQAHDCKNLFVVDAGPFVSQADKNPTWTILALAWRTSEYIVDELKKKNI
- a CDS encoding gluconate 2-dehydrogenase subunit 3 family protein; the encoded protein is MNRRENLKLLFTGSLASGLLLTHCNPKDKEPDFSPKIAGGTPGGRTLEEIARDQKLLSETFFTDEEREKLDVLVDIIIPADNESGSATEAGVPDFIEFMMKENPSFQTPVRGGLMWLDNYSIDNYGKNFLDLSEKERLEVIDLIAWPDKAAPELIGQVRFFNTLRNLTATGYFTTEMGFKYLGYKGNTPNVWDGVPDEVLKKHGFEYPEKYMALYLKPEERGKVAEWDNEGNLIA
- a CDS encoding DUF6340 family protein → MVDRTAPQNETVSVIQCILTGEAPFEVKNAAEATLTTIQQELNQSPRFEVIRARERLVGGLFAQTFPTPLTWPQVEGLCDQYQVDAVLILEKFSSDFIVTDKRQMIKKTVGTGREARQVEVMGVYMEGVASVSAGFRFYDPQTRNIFDQVNYDKTNLWSAEAETRLQAAAMLIDKARATQFVGRMAGASYARRIAPMPITITRSMYFKPKSNFSLAKGSRLAQVGRWEDALETWQQGLNLPHSTKEGGRMAYNVALAYEVLGELEEARYWAGKSFTEYGFREGRNYAGNLQRRINQDAIVRNQLDRN